In a genomic window of Pirellulales bacterium:
- a CDS encoding SOS response-associated peptidase: MCGRFTLRTPPQVLMRQFALETQPALFPRYNIAPSQPVAVVRQTAEGKRELVKLRWGLVPSWAKDVSVGNQLINARSETAATKPAFRAAMRQRRCLVPTDGFYEWKKVGRQKQPYFIRRADDKPFAFAGLWERWSDAEGRPLETCTILTTDANELLRPLHDRMPVIVEPADYSTWLDPAQTDSDRFRPLFASLTSEQLISSPVSTHVNSPANDDEACLAAAEGDKPLFD; this comes from the coding sequence GTGTGTGGCCGATTTACATTGCGAACGCCGCCGCAGGTTTTGATGCGGCAGTTTGCGCTGGAGACCCAGCCGGCGCTTTTTCCGCGCTACAACATCGCCCCGTCGCAGCCTGTGGCGGTGGTTCGGCAGACGGCCGAGGGAAAGCGCGAGTTGGTCAAGCTCCGCTGGGGGTTGGTGCCGAGTTGGGCGAAGGATGTGTCGGTCGGCAATCAACTGATCAACGCCCGCTCCGAGACCGCCGCCACGAAGCCGGCTTTCCGCGCGGCGATGCGGCAGCGGCGCTGCCTCGTGCCGACGGACGGCTTTTACGAATGGAAAAAAGTCGGCCGCCAGAAGCAGCCATATTTCATCCGCCGCGCCGACGACAAGCCATTTGCTTTCGCCGGGCTGTGGGAGAGGTGGAGCGATGCGGAAGGACGGCCGCTCGAGACCTGCACGATCCTGACGACCGACGCCAACGAATTGCTGCGCCCGTTGCACGATCGGATGCCGGTGATCGTCGAGCCGGCCGACTATTCCACTTGGCTCGACCCCGCCCAGACCGACTCAGATCGGTTCCGCCCGCTCTTCGCGTCGCTCACTTCCGAGCAGCTTATCTCGTCACCGGTATCGACTCACGTCAACAGCCCGGCGAACGACGATGAAGCGTGCCTCGCTGCGGCGGAAGGCGATAAGCCGCTGTTTGATTGA
- the cutA gene encoding divalent-cation tolerance protein CutA codes for MAEVVQIVTTTDGKDLAERIGRTLVDGRLAACVQIIGPITSIYRWEGKTEMAEEWQCWIKTTSDRYAAVEHAIRQIHTYSVPEILAVPVVAGNPAYLKWLEEHVAG; via the coding sequence ATGGCCGAGGTGGTTCAGATCGTGACGACGACCGACGGCAAGGACCTGGCCGAACGGATTGGCCGGACGCTCGTCGATGGGCGGCTGGCTGCTTGCGTGCAGATCATCGGGCCGATCACGAGCATTTATCGCTGGGAGGGAAAAACGGAAATGGCCGAGGAATGGCAATGTTGGATCAAAACCACCAGTGATCGCTACGCGGCCGTCGAGCATGCCATCCGGCAGATTCACACGTATTCCGTCCCGGAGATTCTGGCTGTCCCCGTCGTCGCCGGCAACCCGGCCTATTTGAAATGGCTTGAAGAGCACGTCGCCGGTTGA